From the genome of Vigna angularis cultivar LongXiaoDou No.4 chromosome 11, ASM1680809v1, whole genome shotgun sequence, one region includes:
- the LOC108334375 gene encoding protein IQ-DOMAIN 5 isoform X3, whose product MGVSGKWIRALIGLKKSEKPESSQKDGNVGKLHHQRRQVVEFDNGKLPNELDCEATPPIGDDNVHANLDANYSSSASQQAPDAVHDQQMREEWAAIHIQTAFRGFLARRALRALKGVVRLQALVRGHAVRKQAAITLRCMQALVRVQARVRARRVCMALETQASQQKLQQNIANEARVREIEEGWCDSVGSVEDIQAKILKRQEAAAKRERAMAYALSHQWQAGSRQQPVSSGFEPDKSSWGWNWLERWMAVRPWENRFVDINVKDGVTVHENEAKDGKSGTTPQLTSANKKPFSSNTHPNPANHGTGPTISDECDSSPSKSAGLLESSKTQSVKPTSKGNVENTAEEVNSKLRIGSRSHSNPKERTTQVDKQAKKRLSLPNNAGGGAGSQIVKHPISGTNVKGSLSTQKSSRDKPKLNGRRDVNTKSDP is encoded by the exons ATGGGTGTATCAGGGAAGTGGATTAGAGCATTGATTGGTCTAAAGAAATCAGAAAAGCCAGAGTCTTCTCAGAAGGACGGAAAT GTTGGCAAGTTACATCATCAACGAAGGCAAGTGGTTGAATTTGATAATGGTAAACTTCCAAACGAATTGGATTGTGAAGCTACTCCACCTATTGGAGATGATAATGTCCATGCAAACCTTGATGCCAATTATTCGTCTTCTGCTTCCCAACAAGCACCTGATGCTGTACATGATCAACAGATGAGGGAGGAATGGGCTGCAATACACATTCAAACAGCGTTTCGAGGATTTCTg GCCAGAAGAGCATTACGAGCCTTGAAAGGTGTGGTAAGGCTTCAGGCCCTAGTAAGAGGCCATGCAGTGAGAAAACAAGCAGCAATAACACTCCGTTGTATGCAAGCTTTGGTGAGGGTTCAAGCTCGTGTTCGGGCAAGGCGTGTTTGCATGGCATTGGAAACTCAAGCATCACAACAGAAACTTCAGCAAAACATTGCAAATGAAGCTCGAGTTCGAGAAATAGAA GAAGGATGGTGTGATAGTGTAGGATCTGTTGAAGATATTCAGGCTAAGATATTGAAGAGACAGGAGGCAGCAGCAAAACGTGAGAGAGCCATGGCATATGCTCTATCTCATCAG TGGCAGGCAGGATCAAGACAACAGCCAGTTTCCTCTGGATTTGAACCAGACAAAAGTAGCTGGGGTTGGAATTGGTTAGAAAGATGGATGGCTGTCCGGCCTTGGGAGAACCGCTTTGTTGACATTAATGTGAAGGATGGGGTAACTGTGCATGAAAATGAAGCTAAGGATGGTAAAAGTGGAACCACACCTCAGTTGACCTCTGCTAACAAGAAACCATTCTCATCAAACACTCATCCAAACCCGGCAAATCATGGAACTGGTCCCACTATTTCTGATGAGTGTGATTCATCACCTAGTAAGTCTGCTGGTTTGCTAgaatcatcaaaaacacaatcCGTTAAGCCAACTTCTAAGGGTAATGTTGAAAATACTGCTGAAGAAGTGAACTCAAAACTTAGAATTGGATCAAGATCTCACAGTAATCCAAAGGAGAGAACAACACAGGTAGATAAGCAGGCAAAAAAACGATTATCTCTGCCTAACAACG CAGGGGGTGGTGCAGGATCTCAAATAGTCAAACACCCGATTAGTGGTACTAACGTGAAAGGGTCGCTAAgcacacaaaagtctagtagGGATAAGCCTAAGCTCAATGGAAGAAGGGATGTGAATACAAAATCAGATCCATAG
- the LOC108334375 gene encoding protein IQ-DOMAIN 5 isoform X4, which yields MGVSGKWIRALIGLKKSEKPESSQKDGNVGKLHHQRRQVVEFDNGKLPNELDCEATPPIGDDNVHANLDANYSSSASQQAPDAVHDQQMREEWAAIHIQTAFRGFLARRALRALKGVVRLQALVRGHAVRKQAAITLRCMQALVRVQARVRARRVCMALETQASQQKLQQNIANEARVREIEEGWCDSVGSVEDIQAKILKRQEAAAKRERAMAYALSHQWQAGSRQQPVSSGFEPDKSSWGWNWLERWMAVRPWENRFVDINVKDGVTVHENEAKDGKSGTTPQLTSANKKPFSSNTHPNPANHGTGPTISDECDSSPSKSAGLLESSKTQSVKPTSKGNVENTAEEVNSKLRIGSRSHSNPKERTTQVDKQAKKRLSLPNNGGGAGSQIVKHPISGTNVKGSLSTQKSSRDKPKLNGRRDVNTKSDP from the exons ATGGGTGTATCAGGGAAGTGGATTAGAGCATTGATTGGTCTAAAGAAATCAGAAAAGCCAGAGTCTTCTCAGAAGGACGGAAAT GTTGGCAAGTTACATCATCAACGAAGGCAAGTGGTTGAATTTGATAATGGTAAACTTCCAAACGAATTGGATTGTGAAGCTACTCCACCTATTGGAGATGATAATGTCCATGCAAACCTTGATGCCAATTATTCGTCTTCTGCTTCCCAACAAGCACCTGATGCTGTACATGATCAACAGATGAGGGAGGAATGGGCTGCAATACACATTCAAACAGCGTTTCGAGGATTTCTg GCCAGAAGAGCATTACGAGCCTTGAAAGGTGTGGTAAGGCTTCAGGCCCTAGTAAGAGGCCATGCAGTGAGAAAACAAGCAGCAATAACACTCCGTTGTATGCAAGCTTTGGTGAGGGTTCAAGCTCGTGTTCGGGCAAGGCGTGTTTGCATGGCATTGGAAACTCAAGCATCACAACAGAAACTTCAGCAAAACATTGCAAATGAAGCTCGAGTTCGAGAAATAGAA GAAGGATGGTGTGATAGTGTAGGATCTGTTGAAGATATTCAGGCTAAGATATTGAAGAGACAGGAGGCAGCAGCAAAACGTGAGAGAGCCATGGCATATGCTCTATCTCATCAG TGGCAGGCAGGATCAAGACAACAGCCAGTTTCCTCTGGATTTGAACCAGACAAAAGTAGCTGGGGTTGGAATTGGTTAGAAAGATGGATGGCTGTCCGGCCTTGGGAGAACCGCTTTGTTGACATTAATGTGAAGGATGGGGTAACTGTGCATGAAAATGAAGCTAAGGATGGTAAAAGTGGAACCACACCTCAGTTGACCTCTGCTAACAAGAAACCATTCTCATCAAACACTCATCCAAACCCGGCAAATCATGGAACTGGTCCCACTATTTCTGATGAGTGTGATTCATCACCTAGTAAGTCTGCTGGTTTGCTAgaatcatcaaaaacacaatcCGTTAAGCCAACTTCTAAGGGTAATGTTGAAAATACTGCTGAAGAAGTGAACTCAAAACTTAGAATTGGATCAAGATCTCACAGTAATCCAAAGGAGAGAACAACACAGGTAGATAAGCAGGCAAAAAAACGATTATCTCTGCCTAACAACG GGGGTGGTGCAGGATCTCAAATAGTCAAACACCCGATTAGTGGTACTAACGTGAAAGGGTCGCTAAgcacacaaaagtctagtagGGATAAGCCTAAGCTCAATGGAAGAAGGGATGTGAATACAAAATCAGATCCATAG
- the LOC108334375 gene encoding protein IQ-DOMAIN 5 isoform X1 — protein MGVSGKWIRALIGLKKSEKPESSQKDGNKVGKLHHQRRQVVEFDNGKLPNELDCEATPPIGDDNVHANLDANYSSSASQQAPDAVHDQQMREEWAAIHIQTAFRGFLARRALRALKGVVRLQALVRGHAVRKQAAITLRCMQALVRVQARVRARRVCMALETQASQQKLQQNIANEARVREIEEGWCDSVGSVEDIQAKILKRQEAAAKRERAMAYALSHQWQAGSRQQPVSSGFEPDKSSWGWNWLERWMAVRPWENRFVDINVKDGVTVHENEAKDGKSGTTPQLTSANKKPFSSNTHPNPANHGTGPTISDECDSSPSKSAGLLESSKTQSVKPTSKGNVENTAEEVNSKLRIGSRSHSNPKERTTQVDKQAKKRLSLPNNAGGGAGSQIVKHPISGTNVKGSLSTQKSSRDKPKLNGRRDVNTKSDP, from the exons ATGGGTGTATCAGGGAAGTGGATTAGAGCATTGATTGGTCTAAAGAAATCAGAAAAGCCAGAGTCTTCTCAGAAGGACGGAAAT AAGGTTGGCAAGTTACATCATCAACGAAGGCAAGTGGTTGAATTTGATAATGGTAAACTTCCAAACGAATTGGATTGTGAAGCTACTCCACCTATTGGAGATGATAATGTCCATGCAAACCTTGATGCCAATTATTCGTCTTCTGCTTCCCAACAAGCACCTGATGCTGTACATGATCAACAGATGAGGGAGGAATGGGCTGCAATACACATTCAAACAGCGTTTCGAGGATTTCTg GCCAGAAGAGCATTACGAGCCTTGAAAGGTGTGGTAAGGCTTCAGGCCCTAGTAAGAGGCCATGCAGTGAGAAAACAAGCAGCAATAACACTCCGTTGTATGCAAGCTTTGGTGAGGGTTCAAGCTCGTGTTCGGGCAAGGCGTGTTTGCATGGCATTGGAAACTCAAGCATCACAACAGAAACTTCAGCAAAACATTGCAAATGAAGCTCGAGTTCGAGAAATAGAA GAAGGATGGTGTGATAGTGTAGGATCTGTTGAAGATATTCAGGCTAAGATATTGAAGAGACAGGAGGCAGCAGCAAAACGTGAGAGAGCCATGGCATATGCTCTATCTCATCAG TGGCAGGCAGGATCAAGACAACAGCCAGTTTCCTCTGGATTTGAACCAGACAAAAGTAGCTGGGGTTGGAATTGGTTAGAAAGATGGATGGCTGTCCGGCCTTGGGAGAACCGCTTTGTTGACATTAATGTGAAGGATGGGGTAACTGTGCATGAAAATGAAGCTAAGGATGGTAAAAGTGGAACCACACCTCAGTTGACCTCTGCTAACAAGAAACCATTCTCATCAAACACTCATCCAAACCCGGCAAATCATGGAACTGGTCCCACTATTTCTGATGAGTGTGATTCATCACCTAGTAAGTCTGCTGGTTTGCTAgaatcatcaaaaacacaatcCGTTAAGCCAACTTCTAAGGGTAATGTTGAAAATACTGCTGAAGAAGTGAACTCAAAACTTAGAATTGGATCAAGATCTCACAGTAATCCAAAGGAGAGAACAACACAGGTAGATAAGCAGGCAAAAAAACGATTATCTCTGCCTAACAACG CAGGGGGTGGTGCAGGATCTCAAATAGTCAAACACCCGATTAGTGGTACTAACGTGAAAGGGTCGCTAAgcacacaaaagtctagtagGGATAAGCCTAAGCTCAATGGAAGAAGGGATGTGAATACAAAATCAGATCCATAG
- the LOC108334375 gene encoding protein IQ-DOMAIN 5 isoform X2 → MGVSGKWIRALIGLKKSEKPESSQKDGNKVGKLHHQRRQVVEFDNGKLPNELDCEATPPIGDDNVHANLDANYSSSASQQAPDAVHDQQMREEWAAIHIQTAFRGFLARRALRALKGVVRLQALVRGHAVRKQAAITLRCMQALVRVQARVRARRVCMALETQASQQKLQQNIANEARVREIEEGWCDSVGSVEDIQAKILKRQEAAAKRERAMAYALSHQWQAGSRQQPVSSGFEPDKSSWGWNWLERWMAVRPWENRFVDINVKDGVTVHENEAKDGKSGTTPQLTSANKKPFSSNTHPNPANHGTGPTISDECDSSPSKSAGLLESSKTQSVKPTSKGNVENTAEEVNSKLRIGSRSHSNPKERTTQVDKQAKKRLSLPNNGGGAGSQIVKHPISGTNVKGSLSTQKSSRDKPKLNGRRDVNTKSDP, encoded by the exons ATGGGTGTATCAGGGAAGTGGATTAGAGCATTGATTGGTCTAAAGAAATCAGAAAAGCCAGAGTCTTCTCAGAAGGACGGAAAT AAGGTTGGCAAGTTACATCATCAACGAAGGCAAGTGGTTGAATTTGATAATGGTAAACTTCCAAACGAATTGGATTGTGAAGCTACTCCACCTATTGGAGATGATAATGTCCATGCAAACCTTGATGCCAATTATTCGTCTTCTGCTTCCCAACAAGCACCTGATGCTGTACATGATCAACAGATGAGGGAGGAATGGGCTGCAATACACATTCAAACAGCGTTTCGAGGATTTCTg GCCAGAAGAGCATTACGAGCCTTGAAAGGTGTGGTAAGGCTTCAGGCCCTAGTAAGAGGCCATGCAGTGAGAAAACAAGCAGCAATAACACTCCGTTGTATGCAAGCTTTGGTGAGGGTTCAAGCTCGTGTTCGGGCAAGGCGTGTTTGCATGGCATTGGAAACTCAAGCATCACAACAGAAACTTCAGCAAAACATTGCAAATGAAGCTCGAGTTCGAGAAATAGAA GAAGGATGGTGTGATAGTGTAGGATCTGTTGAAGATATTCAGGCTAAGATATTGAAGAGACAGGAGGCAGCAGCAAAACGTGAGAGAGCCATGGCATATGCTCTATCTCATCAG TGGCAGGCAGGATCAAGACAACAGCCAGTTTCCTCTGGATTTGAACCAGACAAAAGTAGCTGGGGTTGGAATTGGTTAGAAAGATGGATGGCTGTCCGGCCTTGGGAGAACCGCTTTGTTGACATTAATGTGAAGGATGGGGTAACTGTGCATGAAAATGAAGCTAAGGATGGTAAAAGTGGAACCACACCTCAGTTGACCTCTGCTAACAAGAAACCATTCTCATCAAACACTCATCCAAACCCGGCAAATCATGGAACTGGTCCCACTATTTCTGATGAGTGTGATTCATCACCTAGTAAGTCTGCTGGTTTGCTAgaatcatcaaaaacacaatcCGTTAAGCCAACTTCTAAGGGTAATGTTGAAAATACTGCTGAAGAAGTGAACTCAAAACTTAGAATTGGATCAAGATCTCACAGTAATCCAAAGGAGAGAACAACACAGGTAGATAAGCAGGCAAAAAAACGATTATCTCTGCCTAACAACG GGGGTGGTGCAGGATCTCAAATAGTCAAACACCCGATTAGTGGTACTAACGTGAAAGGGTCGCTAAgcacacaaaagtctagtagGGATAAGCCTAAGCTCAATGGAAGAAGGGATGTGAATACAAAATCAGATCCATAG
- the LOC108334469 gene encoding dnaJ protein homolog, producing the protein MFGRAPKKSDSTRYYEILGVAKNASQEDLKKAYKKAAIKNHPDKGGDPEKFKELAQAYEVLSDPEKREVYDTYGEDALKEGMGGGGGGHDPFDIFSSFFGGNPFGGGGSSRGRRQRRGEDVVHPLKVSLEDLYLGTSKKLSLSRNVLCSKCNGKGSKSGASMTCAGCQGSGMKLSIRHLRPSMIQQVQHVCNECKGTGETISDRDRCTQCKGEKVVQEKKVLEVVVEKGMQNGQKITFPGEADEAPDTITGDIVFVLQQKEHPKFKRKAEDLFVEHTLSLTEALCGFQFVLAHLDGRQLLIKSNPGEVVKPDSYKAINDEGMPMYQRPFMKGRLYIHFTVEFPDSLSLDQVKSIETVLPAKTSSQKLTDMELDECEETTLHDVNMEEESRRRQQTSQEAYEEDEDMHGGAQRVQCAQQ; encoded by the exons ATGTTTGGGAGAGCGCCCAAGAAAAGCGACAGCACTAGGTACTATGAAATCCTTGGCGTTGCCAAGAATGCGTCGCAGGAGGATTTGAAAAAGGCTTACAAGAAAGCCGCCATAAAAAATCACCCCGACAAAGGCGGTGATCCCGAGAAG TTCAAAGAGCTTGCTCAAGCCTATGAGGTTCTGAGTGACCCTGAGAAACGTGAGGTTTACGATACTTACGGTGAAGATGCTCTTAAAGAGGGAATGGGTGGCGGCGGCGGTGGCCACGACCCCTTTGATATCTTCAGTTCGTTCTTTGGTGGAAATCCGTTTGGTGGGG GTGGTAGCAGTAGAGGAAGGAGACAGAGACGGGGAGAAGATGTGGTTCACCCTCTGAAGGTCTCTCTGGAGGATCTTTATCTTGGAACGTCTAAGAAACTCTCTCTCTCACGAAATGTGTTGTGCTCAAAATGCAATGG GAAGGGTTCAAAGTCTGGGGCTTCAATGACTTGTGCTGGTTGCCAGGGTAGTGGTATGAAGTTGTCGATCAGGCACCTTCGTCCTTCTATGATTCAGCAAGTGCAACATGTTTGCAATGAGTGTAAGGGCACCGGAGAGACCATCAGTGACAGAGACCGATGCACTCAATGCAAGGGAGAGAAGGTTGTTCAGGAGAAGAAAgtacttgaagttgttgtggagAAAGGAATGCAGAATGGACAGAAGATTACATTCCCTGGTGAAGCTGATGAAGCA CCTGATACAATCACTGGGGATATTGTATTTGTCTTGCAACAGAAGGAACATCCAAAGTTCAAAAGAAAGGCTGAAGACCTTTTTGTCGAGCATACTTTGTCTCTCACTGAGGCTCTATGTGGTTTCCAGTTTGTGCTGGCTCACTTGGATGGTCGACAACTCCTTATCAAATCAAACCCTGGGGAGGTTGTCAAGCCTG ATTCATACAAGGCTATAAACGATGAGGGAATGCCAATGTACCAGAGGCCGTTCATGAAGGGGAGGCTTTACATTCATTTCACTGTGGAATTTCCTGATTCTCTGAGCCTTGATCAGGTGAAGTCCATAGAGACTGTTTTGCCAGCAAAGACTTCATCACAAAAGTTGACAGACATGGAGCTGGACGAGTGTGAAGAGACTACACTTCATGATGTGAACATGGAGGAAGAGTCAAGGAGGAGGCAACAAACTTCGCAGGAGGCGTACGAGGAGGATGAGGACATGCATGGCGGTGCTCAGAGAGTACAGTGCGCTCAGCAGTAA
- the LOC108333170 gene encoding probable receptor-like protein kinase At1g49730, translating to MDPFVHKLRRHLRAWLHRSRSGAVFFVRRISYKDVRRATAGFHRVVYSNSDVSAYAARFEDSGGVCLVREVKGFDERSDHFYRHVQFLGRLRHRHLLSLRGFSVGRNRKRLLIFDNIENGSLKDHLNDPLKTPLDWRTRLQIANGVVAALEYLFLFSEPPVCHVSITSSNIMLDENFTAKLSDFGLLPSGGNSDTMPYSEDCLKQKSCRIIFQLGVLILELVTGQSSEMEGSDLIEWIQESRFYNSIDKMIDPDLGNNYDCTELKSLLAVAKLCIKSWDEPSFTIPQLFRHLQRKIHITHQ from the exons ATGGATCCCTTCGTCCACAAGCTCCGTCGCCACCTTCGCGCATGGCTTCACCGATCTCGCTCCG GTGCGGTGTTTTTCGTGCGGAGAATTTCGTATAAAGATGTTCGAAGAGCAACGGCTGGCTTCCACAGAGTTGTATATAGCAATTCCGATGTTTCTGCGTATGCTGCCAGGTTTGAAGACAGTGGCGGCGTTTGTTTGGTGAGAGAAGTGAAAGGCTTCGATGAAAGAAGCGATCATTTTTACAGACACGTGCAGTTCTTGGGACGCTTGCGACATCGCCACCTTCTCTCGCTCAGAGGTTTTTCCGTCGGGCGCAATCGCAAGAG GTTGCTCATATTTGACAATATAGAAAATGGAAGCTTGAAGGATCATCTAAACG ACCCTTTGAAGACTCCCTTAGATTGGAGGACGAGGTTGCAGATAGCCAATGGCGTTGTGGCTGCACTG GAATATTTGTTTCTCTTCAGTGAACCACCCGTATGTCATGTCTCTATCACCTCAAGCAATATTATGTTAGATGAGAACTTCACAGCCAAG TTATCTGACTTTGGCCTTCTTCCATCGGGTGGAAATTCTGATACGATGCCATATTCAGAAG ACTGCTTGAAGCAGAAAAGTTGTAGGATTATATTCCAACTTGGAGTACTCATACTAGAATTGGTCACCGGACAGTCTTCAGAGATGGAAGGTTCCGATTTAATTGAATGGATCCAAGAATCACGATTTTACAATTCCATTGATAAGATGATAGACCCTGATCTTGGTAACAACTATGACTGTACGGAGCTTAAAAGTCTTCTCGCTGTGGCAAAACTATGTATAAAATCATGGGATGAGCCCTCATTTACAATTCCTCAGTTATTCCGGCATCTCCAGAGGAAGATTCATATTACTCATCAATAG